In Schlegelella aquatica, one DNA window encodes the following:
- a CDS encoding putative bifunctional diguanylate cyclase/phosphodiesterase, which yields MLLVDDDEVNLLLTSTALRERGFSITEASSGPQALRLLADWSPDVIVLDAIMPGMDGFAVCRELRHMAGFLSTPVLMLTGLDDEASINRAYEVGATDFFVKSNQWSLLAGRLRYLLRSSRTRQELERSKAQLARAQDLARMGSFDWYPLHRELVVSVEALKVFGLRPGETLPLRSALRMIAREERKRFFAMLREVGRHYSVLCTDVPVVLRDSRQRVLHLEAEPEFDEHGHVVRYTGIIQDVTDRRIAEDKIKHLANFDALTGLPNRRQLIWRCERAIEHARNLGHQVGLLLIDLDRFKIINDTLGHSAGDELLVEVAKRLRGCVRHSDQVIDTTFETLGARAHRTLEAVGRLGGDEFVALLPEVTEERDAERVAMRILEALRDPVLVGGQECFVTASVGIAIFPRDGQSVADLLRNSDVAMYSVKAAGRNAASVYTPQLAGKGREKLELETALHKALEREELVLHYQPKVDVRSARMVGAEALMRWQRGGQLVPPAEFIPLAEETGLIIPMSEWAIREALRQARVWQERFGFDASIAVNLPSRLFQRHGLVEHVLQCAGESGVSADKLELEITETGLMKDLQSVIPSLRQLTDVGVEIAIDDFGTGYSSLAYLTTLPIRELKIDRSFVHDLGVRHESSAVVTAIIALARSLGLRVIAEGVETLLQMEALNRLGCSVMQGFLFSRPLPAEQVELWLQQTVLPRKAPWIGRVGAASEDAGAVSAGRQPWPHSVL from the coding sequence GTGCTGCTCGTCGACGACGACGAGGTCAACTTGCTGTTGACCTCGACGGCCCTGCGCGAGCGCGGCTTCTCCATCACGGAGGCCTCCAGCGGGCCCCAGGCCCTGCGCCTGCTGGCGGACTGGTCTCCCGACGTCATCGTGCTGGACGCGATCATGCCCGGGATGGACGGCTTCGCCGTGTGCCGCGAACTGCGCCACATGGCCGGCTTCCTGTCCACCCCGGTGCTCATGCTCACCGGTCTGGACGACGAGGCCTCGATCAACCGGGCCTATGAGGTCGGGGCCACCGACTTCTTCGTCAAGTCCAACCAGTGGAGCCTGCTGGCCGGCCGACTGCGCTACCTGCTGCGCTCGTCCCGCACGCGCCAGGAGCTCGAGCGCAGCAAGGCGCAGTTGGCCCGGGCCCAAGATCTCGCCCGTATGGGCAGCTTCGACTGGTATCCGTTGCACCGCGAGCTCGTCGTCTCGGTCGAGGCCCTCAAGGTGTTCGGCCTCAGGCCGGGCGAAACACTGCCCCTGCGCTCGGCGCTGCGCATGATCGCGCGCGAGGAGCGCAAGCGCTTCTTCGCCATGCTGCGCGAAGTGGGGCGGCACTACTCGGTCCTGTGTACGGACGTGCCGGTCGTGCTGCGCGACAGCCGCCAGCGCGTATTGCACCTGGAAGCCGAGCCCGAGTTCGACGAGCACGGCCATGTCGTGCGCTACACCGGCATCATCCAGGACGTCACCGACCGCCGGATCGCCGAAGACAAGATCAAGCACCTGGCCAACTTCGATGCGCTCACCGGTTTGCCCAATCGCAGGCAACTCATCTGGCGCTGCGAGCGGGCCATCGAGCACGCCCGCAACCTCGGGCACCAGGTGGGCCTGCTGCTGATCGACCTCGACCGCTTCAAGATCATCAACGACACGCTGGGCCATTCGGCCGGGGACGAACTGCTGGTCGAAGTCGCCAAGCGGCTGCGCGGTTGCGTGAGGCATTCCGACCAGGTGATCGACACCACGTTCGAGACGCTGGGCGCGCGGGCGCACCGCACGCTCGAGGCCGTCGGCCGCCTCGGCGGAGACGAGTTCGTGGCTTTGCTGCCCGAAGTGACCGAGGAGCGTGACGCCGAGCGCGTGGCCATGCGCATCCTGGAGGCGCTGCGCGACCCGGTGCTGGTGGGCGGGCAGGAGTGTTTCGTGACCGCCAGCGTCGGCATTGCGATCTTCCCGCGCGATGGGCAGAGCGTGGCCGACCTGCTGCGCAACTCGGACGTGGCGATGTATTCGGTCAAGGCGGCCGGTCGCAATGCCGCTTCGGTCTACACGCCCCAGCTCGCCGGCAAAGGGCGCGAGAAGCTCGAACTGGAGACCGCGCTGCACAAGGCGCTGGAGCGCGAGGAGCTGGTGCTGCACTACCAGCCCAAGGTCGATGTGCGCAGCGCCAGGATGGTGGGTGCCGAGGCGCTGATGCGCTGGCAGCGCGGCGGCCAGCTGGTGCCGCCGGCCGAGTTCATCCCGCTGGCCGAGGAGACGGGCCTCATCATCCCGATGAGCGAATGGGCGATCCGCGAGGCGTTGCGGCAGGCCCGCGTCTGGCAGGAACGCTTCGGTTTCGACGCCTCGATTGCCGTCAACCTGCCCAGCCGGCTCTTCCAGCGCCATGGCCTGGTCGAGCACGTGCTGCAGTGCGCGGGCGAGAGCGGTGTGTCGGCCGACAAGCTGGAGCTGGAGATCACCGAGACCGGGCTGATGAAGGATCTGCAGTCCGTCATTCCCTCGCTGCGGCAGCTCACCGACGTCGGCGTCGAGATCGCGATCGACGACTTCGGCACCGGCTACTCGTCGCTCGCCTACCTCACCACGCTGCCCATCCGCGAGCTCAAGATCGACCGATCCTTCGTGCACGACCTCGGGGTGCGGCACGAGAGTTCCGCGGTCGTCACCGCCATCATCGCGCTCGCCCGGTCGCTGGGCCTGCGAGTGATCGCCGAGGGCGTGGAGACGCTCCTGCAGATGGAGGCGCTCAACCGTCTCGGTTGCAGCGTCATGCAAGGCTTCCTGTTCAGTCGCCCGTTGCCTGCGGAGCAAGTGGAGCTGTGGCTGCAGCAGACGGTGCTGCCACGCAAGGCGCCGTGGATCGGCCGTGTCGGGGCAGCGAGCGAGGACGCAGGGGCCGTGTCCGCCGGGCGTCAACCCTGGCCGCATTCAGTGCTTTGA
- a CDS encoding GGDEF domain-containing protein has product MDAPPSGRSGPATLPAPLGDAPRTPAQLAKAALLRLAQERLEPTPDNYARAYRAEAGEPAAPPAEAADALKVLERLIERQRLGAELADAVRQRRWEQAERLAAQAAPASAAGAADDAASWAPLIGRLVRGLERGGRQWTSARKKDSLQRVLTALRHEPAKLPQRLSQLLDQWESDRLDDPAFVAEEGAPAPTGFGASGFGLTRPGPLEGAAAIEPEPALSTAWQAAVADLARATQPVLPDDDSRCVRLKGRLEDLLPALQEEPDDGLAEDWRGWAADARRLLEHRQHLTEQLRALCQELTEGLSDLTEEGSWVQGQCQLMRARLEEGLTARTVRSVNHLLHATRSQQRELKQQRERARDALKQVINTMLEEIQTLSADTGRFHDNVGRYATVIEQAESLESLAGVVKELVEEARTVQAQVGQAQQRLVREQAQARQLDERVRELEAELQRLSTEVATDPLTQIANRRGLIQAFEAEQSRTERSGQPLSVGLLDIDNFKKLNDSLGHQTGDEALKFLAHHVKQALRPMDTVARYGGEEFVVLLPDTTAEEAQVVLTRLQRTLTAQFFMHEERQVFITFSAGVTLYRPGERLEEALERADEALYEAKRTGKNRTCLA; this is encoded by the coding sequence ATGGACGCGCCGCCCTCCGGCCGCAGTGGTCCGGCCACGCTTCCTGCGCCGCTCGGCGATGCGCCGCGCACGCCCGCACAGCTCGCCAAGGCCGCCTTGCTGCGTCTGGCGCAGGAGCGACTCGAGCCGACGCCCGACAACTACGCGCGGGCTTACCGCGCCGAGGCCGGCGAGCCCGCGGCTCCACCTGCGGAAGCCGCGGACGCTCTCAAGGTGCTGGAGCGGCTGATCGAGCGCCAGCGGCTCGGCGCCGAGCTGGCCGACGCCGTTCGCCAGCGTCGATGGGAGCAGGCCGAGCGCCTCGCGGCACAGGCGGCCCCTGCTTCGGCGGCGGGAGCCGCCGACGACGCCGCGTCCTGGGCGCCGCTCATCGGGCGCTTGGTGCGCGGTCTGGAGCGTGGAGGGCGCCAGTGGACGAGCGCGCGCAAGAAGGACAGCCTGCAACGCGTCCTGACGGCGCTGCGCCACGAGCCCGCGAAGCTGCCGCAGCGCCTGTCGCAGCTACTCGACCAGTGGGAGAGCGACCGGCTCGACGACCCCGCCTTTGTCGCCGAGGAGGGGGCGCCGGCGCCCACGGGTTTCGGCGCCTCGGGCTTCGGCCTCACTCGCCCCGGGCCGCTGGAGGGGGCGGCTGCCATCGAGCCGGAGCCGGCACTGAGCACGGCCTGGCAGGCCGCGGTCGCGGACCTCGCCCGGGCGACGCAACCGGTGCTGCCCGACGATGACTCCCGTTGCGTGCGGCTCAAGGGGCGGCTCGAGGATCTGTTGCCCGCTCTCCAAGAAGAGCCCGACGACGGACTGGCCGAGGACTGGCGAGGCTGGGCGGCCGATGCCCGCCGACTGCTCGAGCACCGGCAGCACCTCACGGAGCAGTTGCGCGCACTTTGCCAGGAGCTGACCGAGGGCTTGAGCGATCTGACCGAGGAGGGCAGCTGGGTGCAGGGGCAATGCCAGTTGATGCGGGCCCGCCTGGAGGAGGGACTGACCGCACGCACCGTGCGCAGCGTCAACCACTTGCTGCACGCCACCCGCAGCCAGCAGCGCGAACTCAAGCAGCAGCGCGAGCGCGCCCGCGACGCTCTGAAGCAGGTGATCAACACCATGCTGGAGGAGATCCAGACGCTCAGCGCCGACACCGGGCGCTTCCACGACAACGTCGGACGCTACGCGACCGTCATCGAGCAGGCCGAATCGCTGGAAAGCCTGGCCGGCGTGGTCAAAGAGCTGGTGGAAGAGGCCCGCACGGTGCAGGCCCAAGTGGGGCAGGCGCAGCAGCGGCTCGTGCGCGAGCAGGCGCAGGCGCGCCAACTCGACGAGCGCGTGCGCGAGCTCGAAGCCGAGTTGCAGCGCCTGTCGACCGAGGTGGCCACCGACCCGCTGACCCAGATCGCCAACCGGCGGGGCCTGATCCAGGCGTTCGAGGCGGAGCAATCGCGTACCGAGCGCAGCGGGCAGCCCCTGTCCGTGGGGCTGCTGGACATCGACAACTTCAAGAAGCTCAACGACAGCCTCGGCCACCAGACCGGCGACGAAGCGCTCAAGTTCCTCGCGCATCACGTCAAGCAGGCCCTGCGGCCGATGGACACGGTGGCCCGCTATGGCGGCGAGGAGTTCGTCGTGCTGCTGCCCGACACCACCGCCGAGGAGGCGCAGGTGGTGCTCACCCGTCTGCAGCGCACGCTCACGGCCCAGTTCTTCATGCACGAGGAACGCCAGGTGTTCATCACCTTCTCCGCAGGCGTCACGCTCTACCGACCCGGCGAGCGCCTGGAAGAGGCGCTCGAGCGGGCCGACGAGGCTCTGTACGAAGCCAAGCGCACCGGAAAGAACCGCACCTGCCTCGCATGA
- a CDS encoding EAL domain-containing protein codes for MPPADRSPNADLAWVGQLANATATAILVHRGGEFVFVNRAACELTGYSQSELRHMQFWELAHPEDRELLRERGLARSHGLDVPHRYELRILHRNGEVRWVDLSACRIDWQGQPAVLGTAYDITEARLAQVGLERLMRLYALLSQTNLALLRSRTARELFEAVCQAAVHQGGLRFAWVGLDRGPGEFLSVAARCGEDAGYLERVLQGDFRNMPGPMRQAIETGEVVAVGDFARDPRTAKRWEHARKAGIACMAALPVRVRGKSIGALGLYSSEPGWFSESTLSTLQAMSWDIAFALDHQASEAEREQALVQLRLAQQALVSSPVLLFRCRADDGMTIDYVSDNVRRLGHEPAALVGRRFTDLVHPADLMVLSEKIARQVEAGADEFTEVYRMLNARAEPVWVEDLSVVTRDEHGRALYYQCTVHDITERKRAEDALRRSEQHLSDLVEGIEGIVWEADATSLRFSYVSPQAERILGYPVSQWLHQPDFWVAHLHPDDREQTERICRVATEAGQDHDLEYRMVAADGRVVWLRDIVRVVQDDGGPMRLRGLMIDVTERRLAMEWQQHYGWVLERVVQGAAPDELLDGLARFIESQCVAARCAVVALSEDGERLELVAAPTLPAEYAASLDGRLASDVDGGPVAWAAQQRARVVVDSVRDWGESAVWRDRALAAGIGSVWVEPVLTDEGQVLAVIALHRADAHRPTPEEERAVSHVTHLCALALERARQRDALRLAGVVFEHSGQALLVLDRQLRVLAVNPALHRLTGHDAQQLIGRTLDVLVVPSGEHGLHELARKAEQGRPHEGELSLATRDARSLPMWASLSPVVDAESKVRRYVLALTDLSEHKSQAARIERLAFYDSLTGLPNRALFFDRLKQALAAHERDGQGRTLMMIDLDRFKEVNDSLGHEAGDALLAQLAQRLESVLRHSETLARYGGDEFLVLVEGDASQCGAQVAERLLRVLREPIRVAGQELSVDASIGIAGCPQDGKALDELFKAADIAMYRAKQSGGGFRFYSAEMGRQTERSAALMRELKRALREPGQLALHFQPLVDLRDGRLCGAEALLRWTHPELGPVPPAEFIPVAERGGLIVSLGEWVIAEAARWLAHWAAEGACLPGRLAINISALQLDKVEFTERTVELLRHAGVQPDQVELEVTESSLIQDPEHTAHVLDGLKAQGFAVAIDDFGTGYSSLAYLKRFAVDKLKIDMSFVRDMLTDRNDRAIVAAIVAMARSLELDTLAEGVELPEQAEALRAMGCLQAQGWHYGKAIPGDEFAERWLQPLAVASA; via the coding sequence ATGCCGCCTGCCGACCGTTCTCCCAATGCCGACCTTGCCTGGGTCGGCCAACTCGCCAACGCCACGGCCACCGCCATCTTGGTGCACCGGGGCGGCGAGTTCGTGTTCGTCAACCGCGCGGCCTGCGAGCTCACCGGCTACAGCCAGTCCGAACTGCGCCACATGCAGTTCTGGGAGCTGGCTCACCCGGAGGACCGGGAGCTGCTGCGCGAACGCGGCCTCGCGCGCTCCCACGGGCTGGATGTCCCCCACCGGTACGAACTGCGCATCCTCCATCGCAACGGCGAGGTCCGCTGGGTGGATCTGTCCGCCTGCCGTATCGACTGGCAGGGGCAGCCCGCCGTGCTCGGCACGGCCTACGACATCACCGAGGCGCGCCTGGCGCAGGTCGGCCTGGAGCGGCTGATGCGGCTGTATGCGCTGCTGTCCCAGACCAACCTGGCGCTGCTGCGCAGCCGCACCGCGCGCGAGCTGTTCGAGGCCGTGTGTCAGGCTGCGGTGCACCAGGGCGGGTTGCGCTTCGCTTGGGTGGGGCTCGACCGGGGGCCGGGTGAGTTTCTCTCGGTCGCGGCGCGCTGCGGCGAGGATGCGGGCTACCTCGAACGCGTGCTGCAGGGCGATTTCCGCAACATGCCCGGCCCGATGCGACAGGCGATCGAGACGGGCGAGGTCGTGGCGGTGGGGGACTTCGCCCGCGACCCTCGCACCGCGAAGCGGTGGGAGCACGCGCGCAAGGCGGGCATCGCCTGCATGGCGGCTCTGCCCGTGCGTGTGCGCGGCAAGAGCATCGGCGCGCTGGGTTTGTACTCGTCCGAGCCGGGCTGGTTCAGCGAGAGCACCTTGAGCACGCTCCAGGCGATGAGCTGGGACATCGCCTTCGCGCTCGACCACCAGGCCAGCGAAGCCGAGCGCGAACAGGCGCTGGTGCAGCTGCGTCTGGCGCAGCAGGCGCTCGTCTCCAGCCCCGTCCTGCTGTTCCGCTGCCGGGCCGACGATGGCATGACGATCGACTACGTGTCCGACAACGTGCGCCGCCTCGGCCACGAGCCCGCCGCGCTCGTCGGTCGGCGTTTCACCGACCTGGTCCATCCCGCAGACCTGATGGTGTTGTCCGAGAAGATTGCTCGCCAAGTCGAGGCCGGGGCGGACGAGTTCACCGAGGTCTACCGCATGCTCAACGCGCGGGCCGAGCCCGTGTGGGTGGAAGACCTCTCCGTCGTGACCCGTGACGAGCATGGCCGCGCGCTGTACTACCAGTGCACCGTGCACGACATCACCGAGCGCAAGCGGGCCGAGGATGCCCTGCGGCGCAGCGAGCAGCACCTGAGCGACCTGGTCGAGGGCATCGAGGGGATCGTGTGGGAGGCTGACGCCACGTCGTTGCGCTTCAGTTACGTGAGCCCCCAGGCCGAGCGCATCTTGGGCTACCCGGTGAGCCAGTGGCTGCACCAGCCCGACTTCTGGGTGGCGCACCTGCACCCGGACGACCGAGAACAGACCGAGCGTATCTGCCGAGTGGCGACCGAGGCGGGCCAGGACCACGACCTCGAGTACAGGATGGTGGCGGCCGACGGACGGGTCGTGTGGTTGCGCGACATCGTGCGTGTGGTACAGGACGACGGCGGACCGATGCGCCTGCGCGGCCTGATGATCGACGTGACCGAACGTCGGCTCGCGATGGAGTGGCAGCAGCACTACGGCTGGGTGCTGGAGCGGGTCGTGCAGGGCGCGGCGCCGGACGAACTGCTCGACGGCCTCGCCCGATTCATCGAAAGCCAGTGCGTGGCCGCGCGCTGCGCGGTCGTCGCGCTGTCGGAGGACGGCGAGCGGCTCGAGCTGGTGGCCGCGCCGACCCTGCCGGCCGAGTATGCGGCGTCGCTGGATGGCCGGCTCGCGTCGGACGTCGATGGAGGGCCGGTGGCATGGGCCGCGCAGCAGCGTGCCCGCGTGGTCGTCGACAGTGTGCGCGACTGGGGGGAGTCCGCGGTGTGGCGCGACCGGGCGCTCGCCGCCGGCATCGGCTCCGTCTGGGTCGAACCGGTGCTCACCGACGAAGGGCAGGTGCTCGCCGTCATCGCCTTGCACCGCGCCGACGCTCATCGGCCGACGCCGGAAGAGGAGCGGGCCGTATCGCACGTCACTCATCTGTGCGCGCTGGCGCTGGAGCGTGCGCGACAGCGCGATGCCCTGCGCCTGGCCGGTGTGGTCTTCGAGCACAGCGGTCAGGCCCTGCTGGTGCTCGATCGCCAGCTGCGGGTATTGGCCGTCAACCCCGCCTTGCACCGGCTCACGGGGCATGACGCGCAGCAACTGATCGGGCGCACGCTCGACGTGCTCGTCGTGCCCTCGGGCGAGCACGGCCTGCACGAGCTGGCCCGCAAGGCCGAGCAAGGGCGACCGCATGAAGGTGAACTCTCGCTGGCGACGCGGGACGCCCGCTCCCTGCCGATGTGGGCAAGCTTGAGCCCCGTGGTGGACGCCGAGTCCAAAGTGCGGCGGTATGTGCTGGCGCTGACCGACCTGTCCGAGCACAAGTCGCAGGCGGCGCGCATCGAGCGGCTCGCGTTCTACGACAGCCTCACCGGGCTGCCGAACCGCGCGCTCTTCTTCGACCGGCTCAAGCAGGCGCTCGCGGCCCATGAGCGCGACGGCCAGGGCCGCACGCTGATGATGATCGACCTCGACCGGTTCAAAGAGGTCAACGACAGCCTGGGTCACGAGGCCGGCGACGCGCTGCTGGCGCAGCTCGCGCAGCGGCTCGAAAGCGTGCTGCGACACAGCGAGACGCTGGCTCGCTACGGCGGCGACGAGTTCCTCGTGCTCGTCGAAGGCGATGCCTCGCAGTGCGGCGCGCAGGTGGCCGAGCGCCTGCTGCGCGTGCTGCGCGAGCCGATCCGCGTGGCCGGCCAGGAGTTGAGCGTGGATGCGAGCATCGGCATCGCCGGCTGCCCACAGGACGGCAAGGCCCTCGACGAGCTCTTCAAGGCGGCCGACATCGCGATGTACCGCGCCAAGCAAAGCGGCGGGGGCTTTCGGTTCTACAGCGCGGAAATGGGGCGCCAGACCGAACGCTCCGCCGCGCTCATGCGTGAGCTCAAGCGTGCCCTGCGCGAGCCCGGCCAGCTCGCGTTGCACTTCCAGCCCCTCGTCGATCTGCGAGACGGGCGCCTTTGCGGCGCCGAGGCGCTGCTGCGCTGGACTCACCCAGAGCTGGGTCCCGTGCCTCCCGCCGAGTTCATCCCCGTGGCCGAGCGGGGCGGTCTCATCGTCTCGCTCGGCGAGTGGGTGATTGCCGAAGCTGCCCGGTGGCTCGCGCACTGGGCGGCCGAGGGGGCGTGTCTGCCGGGGCGGCTGGCCATCAACATCTCGGCCTTGCAGCTCGACAAGGTCGAGTTCACCGAACGCACGGTCGAGTTGCTGCGCCACGCCGGCGTGCAACCGGACCAAGTCGAGCTGGAGGTGACCGAGAGCTCGCTGATCCAGGACCCGGAGCACACGGCCCACGTGCTCGACGGCTTGAAGGCACAAGGCTTCGCCGTCGCGATCGACGACTTCGGCACCGGCTACTCGTCGCTCGCCTATCTCAAGCGTTTCGCGGTGGACAAGCTCAAGATCGACATGTCCTTCGTGCGCGACATGCTCACCGACCGCAACGACCGCGCGATCGTGGCTGCCATCGTGGCGATGGCGCGCAGCCTGGAGCTGGACACGCTGGCCGAAGGCGTGGAGTTGCCCGAACAGGCCGAAGCGCTGCGCGCCATGGGCTGCTTGCAGGCGCAGGGCTGGCACTACGGCAAGGCGATCCCCGGTGACGAGTTCGCCGAGCGGTGGTTGCAGCCGCTGGCCGTCGCGTCAGCGTGA
- a CDS encoding symmetrical bis(5'-nucleosyl)-tetraphosphatase: MIYLVGDLQGCCDPLERLLASVGFSPSRDRLYVLGDLVNRGPCSLEVLRLLRHLGDAATCLLGNHDLHLLAVAAGLRAPHRSDTLHEVLNAPDRDALLEWVRYRRLAVQEHGWLMAHAGVAPSWDAALTLQLAAEVEECLRDHRHHREFLREMYGNQPARWSDELQGHDRLRNVVNTLTRIRFCTPDGHLEFAAKESAEKAPEGYMPWFDVPDRKTAGTPVAFGHWSTLGLVQRPDLLALDTGCVWGGRLTACRIDGGRREIIQIECEQAQPPG, from the coding sequence ATGATCTACCTCGTCGGAGACCTACAGGGCTGTTGCGACCCGCTCGAGCGCCTGCTGGCAAGCGTCGGCTTCAGTCCGTCCCGGGATCGGCTGTACGTGCTCGGGGACCTGGTCAACCGGGGCCCGTGTTCGCTGGAGGTGCTGCGCCTGCTGCGCCATTTGGGTGACGCTGCCACCTGCTTGCTGGGCAACCACGACCTGCACCTGCTGGCCGTGGCCGCCGGCTTGCGCGCGCCGCACCGCAGCGACACGCTGCACGAGGTGCTGAACGCCCCCGACCGCGACGCGCTCCTGGAGTGGGTGCGCTACCGGCGCCTGGCCGTGCAGGAGCACGGCTGGCTGATGGCGCATGCCGGGGTGGCTCCCAGCTGGGATGCCGCGCTCACCTTGCAGCTGGCAGCCGAGGTGGAGGAGTGCCTGCGCGATCATCGGCACCATCGCGAGTTCCTGCGCGAGATGTACGGCAATCAGCCGGCACGCTGGAGCGACGAGCTTCAAGGTCACGACCGCCTGCGCAACGTCGTCAACACGCTCACGCGCATTCGCTTCTGCACGCCCGACGGCCACCTGGAGTTCGCGGCGAAGGAGTCCGCCGAGAAGGCGCCGGAGGGCTACATGCCGTGGTTCGACGTGCCTGACCGCAAGACCGCCGGCACCCCCGTGGCCTTCGGCCATTGGTCCACCCTCGGGCTCGTGCAGCGCCCCGACCTCCTCGCGCTCGACACGGGCTGCGTCTGGGGCGGCCGTCTCACCGCCTGTCGCATCGACGGCGGACGGCGCGAGATCATCCAGATCGAGTGCGAACAGGCACAGCCGCCGGGGTGA
- a CDS encoding hemolysin family protein, whose amino-acid sequence MDVALLVFLILLNGVFAMSEMALTAARKVRLQVMVESGDDAARVALDLHENPTKFLSVVQIGITSIGVLNGIVGEGAFSAPLAAWLTDDLHVSERIAGGASTALVVVIITFLTIVFGELVPKRLGQMYPEAVARLVARPMEWLSFAARPFVRVLSWCTQAVLSLLGMKDSPRRAVTEEEIAASLEEGLDAGVIEAQEHQMVRNVFRLDERPVSSMMIPRGDIVWLDATAPAELALKIIAETEHSRYPVCRGGLDDVVGIVAARQLLQQLAEGRQLDLTAQLQSPVFVPETLTGMELLESFRASDMQMVLVVDEYGEIQGLITLQDVLEAITGEFVAPSSEDAWLVRRDDGTWLIDGLTPVHELKDRLELRELPEEDRGRYNTLAGMVMLLLGRLPRTADAVEWEGWRFEVVDLDGKRVDKVLASRLPEPAEP is encoded by the coding sequence ATGGACGTCGCGTTACTGGTTTTCCTGATACTGCTCAACGGCGTCTTCGCCATGTCGGAGATGGCGCTCACGGCAGCCCGGAAGGTGCGATTGCAGGTCATGGTCGAAAGCGGCGACGACGCCGCGCGCGTGGCCCTGGACCTTCACGAGAATCCCACGAAGTTCCTCTCGGTGGTGCAGATCGGCATCACCTCGATCGGCGTGCTCAACGGCATCGTGGGCGAGGGCGCCTTCTCCGCGCCCCTGGCCGCGTGGCTGACCGACGACCTCCATGTGTCCGAGCGGATTGCCGGCGGCGCCTCCACCGCGCTCGTGGTCGTGATCATCACCTTCCTGACGATCGTCTTCGGCGAGCTGGTCCCCAAGCGACTGGGCCAGATGTACCCGGAGGCCGTGGCACGGCTCGTGGCCCGGCCGATGGAGTGGCTCTCCTTCGCCGCGCGGCCGTTCGTGCGTGTGCTGTCGTGGTGCACCCAGGCGGTCCTGAGCTTGCTCGGCATGAAGGACTCCCCGCGTCGCGCGGTGACGGAGGAGGAGATCGCCGCCAGCCTGGAGGAGGGGCTCGATGCGGGCGTGATCGAAGCCCAGGAGCACCAGATGGTGCGCAACGTGTTTCGGCTGGACGAACGCCCGGTGAGCTCGATGATGATTCCTCGTGGCGATATCGTCTGGCTCGATGCCACGGCGCCGGCAGAGCTTGCGCTCAAGATCATCGCCGAGACGGAGCACTCGCGCTATCCCGTCTGCCGCGGTGGGCTCGACGATGTGGTGGGCATCGTCGCCGCCCGGCAACTTTTGCAGCAGCTTGCCGAAGGGCGGCAGCTCGATCTGACTGCGCAGCTGCAGTCGCCGGTGTTCGTACCCGAGACGCTCACGGGCATGGAGCTGCTGGAGAGCTTCCGTGCCTCCGACATGCAGATGGTCCTCGTCGTGGACGAGTACGGCGAGATCCAAGGGCTCATCACGCTGCAAGACGTGCTGGAGGCGATCACCGGCGAATTCGTCGCCCCCAGCTCCGAGGACGCATGGCTCGTGCGCCGCGACGATGGCACCTGGCTCATCGACGGCCTCACGCCAGTGCACGAGCTGAAGGACCGCCTGGAGCTGCGCGAGCTGCCCGAGGAGGATCGCGGGCGTTACAACACGCTCGCCGGTATGGTGATGCTGCTGCTCGGCCGGCTGCCTCGCACCGCAGATGCGGTCGAGTGGGAGGGCTGGCGCTTCGAGGTGGTGGACCTCGACGGCAAGCGTGTGGACAAGGTGCTCGCCTCGCGCCTGCCGGAGCCCGCCGAACCCTGA